A genomic region of Limnohabitans curvus contains the following coding sequences:
- the rpsA gene encoding 30S ribosomal protein S1 — MSESFAALFEESLKRSEMRTGEVITAEVVRIEHNHVVVNAGLKSEAYVPIEEFKNDKGELEVQAGDFVSVAIGSVENGYGDTILSRDTAKRLASWMSLEKALESGEFVTGTTSGKVKGGLTVLVNGIRAFLPGSLIDTRPIKDLSPYENKTMEFKVIKLDRKRNNVVLSRRAVVEASMGEERAKLMETLKEGSIVNGVVKNITEYGAFVDLGGIDGLLHITDMAWRRVRHPSEVVTAGQEITAKILKFDTEKNRVSLGLKQMGDDPWMGVNRRYPQSTRLFGKITNIADYGAFVELEPGIEGLVHVSEMDWTNKNVAPSKIVSLGDEVEVMVLEIDEDKRRISLGMKQCKANPWQDFAQNTKRGDRVKGPIKSITDFGVFVGLAAGIDGLVHLSDLSWNETGENAVREYKKGQEVEALVLAVDVDRERISLGIKQLDSDPFTTFVSINDKGQTVTGKVKTVDAKGAEIDLGEDIVGYLRVSEISRDRVEDASHVLKVGDEVTAVVVNVDRKTRNIQLSIKAKDAVDQQEAMASLSQQSKSENAGTTSLGALLRAKLDNN; from the coding sequence ATGTCTGAATCTTTTGCCGCCCTATTTGAAGAATCCCTGAAGCGCTCCGAAATGCGCACAGGTGAAGTGATCACCGCTGAAGTGGTTCGTATCGAACACAACCACGTCGTCGTGAACGCTGGCCTCAAGTCCGAAGCTTATGTGCCAATCGAAGAATTCAAAAACGACAAGGGCGAGCTCGAAGTCCAAGCGGGTGACTTCGTGTCAGTTGCGATCGGTAGCGTTGAAAACGGCTACGGCGACACCATTTTGAGCCGCGACACTGCCAAGCGTTTGGCATCGTGGATGAGCTTGGAAAAAGCTCTGGAATCTGGCGAATTTGTCACTGGCACGACCAGCGGCAAAGTCAAGGGTGGCTTGACCGTGTTGGTCAACGGCATCCGCGCCTTCTTGCCTGGTTCATTGATCGACACACGTCCGATCAAAGACTTGTCTCCTTACGAGAACAAGACCATGGAATTCAAAGTCATCAAGCTCGACCGCAAGCGCAACAACGTCGTGTTGTCACGCCGCGCTGTGGTGGAAGCTTCGATGGGCGAAGAGCGCGCCAAGTTGATGGAGACTTTGAAAGAAGGCTCTATCGTCAACGGCGTGGTCAAGAACATCACCGAATACGGTGCATTCGTGGACTTGGGCGGCATCGACGGCCTGTTGCACATCACCGACATGGCATGGCGTCGTGTGCGTCACCCATCTGAGGTGGTCACAGCGGGTCAAGAAATCACGGCCAAGATCCTCAAGTTCGACACCGAGAAAAACCGCGTGTCCTTGGGCCTCAAGCAAATGGGCGACGATCCTTGGATGGGTGTCAACCGCCGCTACCCACAAAGCACTCGCCTGTTCGGCAAGATCACCAACATCGCCGACTACGGCGCGTTTGTGGAACTCGAACCCGGCATCGAAGGCTTGGTGCACGTCTCTGAAATGGACTGGACCAACAAGAACGTCGCTCCTTCCAAGATCGTGTCCTTGGGCGACGAAGTCGAAGTCATGGTCCTCGAGATCGACGAAGACAAGCGCCGCATCAGCTTGGGCATGAAGCAATGCAAAGCTAACCCTTGGCAAGACTTCGCTCAAAACACCAAGCGCGGCGACCGCGTGAAGGGCCCCATCAAATCGATCACCGACTTCGGCGTGTTCGTGGGCTTGGCTGCCGGCATCGACGGTTTGGTTCACTTGTCTGACTTGTCTTGGAACGAAACCGGCGAAAACGCCGTGCGCGAATACAAGAAGGGTCAAGAAGTTGAGGCTTTGGTCTTGGCTGTGGACGTGGACCGCGAGCGCATCAGCTTGGGTATCAAACAACTCGACTCAGACCCCTTCACCACCTTCGTGTCGATCAACGACAAAGGCCAAACCGTTACCGGTAAGGTCAAGACTGTGGATGCCAAGGGCGCTGAAATCGACCTCGGCGAAGACATCGTCGGCTACTTGCGCGTCAGCGAAATTTCACGCGACCGCGTGGAAGATGCGAGCCACGTGTTGAAAGTCGGCGACGAAGTGACTGCTGTGGTGGTGAACGTGGATCGCAAGACCCGCAACATCCAGTTGTCTATCAAAGCCAAAGACGCTGTGGACCAACAAGAAGCCATGGCTTCCTTGTCACAACAGTCGAAGAGCGAAAACGCTGGCACCACCAGCCTGGGCGCTTTGTTGCGCGCTAAGCTCGACAACAACTGA
- a CDS encoding integration host factor subunit beta, whose protein sequence is MTRSDLVEELAARFGQLTHRDAEFAVKTLLDAMSDALVRGHRIELRGFGSFSINRRPPRMGRNPRSGESVAIPEKRVPHFKPGKALREAVDTRTQELLAGSAPKG, encoded by the coding sequence ATGACCCGTTCAGACCTGGTCGAAGAGCTGGCTGCCCGCTTTGGGCAGCTCACGCACCGCGACGCCGAGTTCGCTGTCAAGACGCTTCTTGACGCGATGAGCGACGCGCTGGTGCGCGGGCACCGCATTGAGTTGCGGGGCTTTGGCAGTTTTTCGATCAACCGTCGCCCGCCTCGCATGGGACGCAACCCGCGTTCCGGCGAAAGCGTGGCGATTCCTGAAAAACGCGTGCCCCATTTCAAGCCGGGCAAAGCCCTGCGCGAAGCAGTGGACACACGCACCCAGGAATTGTTGGCGGGGTCTGCACCCAAAGGTTAA
- a CDS encoding lipopolysaccharide assembly protein LapA domain-containing protein: MKNLMWLLQLLLKAAIFFTLFAFALNNQHDAVVHFFFGTTWNAPLVLVLLTVFVMGVAVGVIGMVPRWWKHRRLAKLATPSTPDNTPSATSSADPTHGI; the protein is encoded by the coding sequence TTGAAAAACCTCATGTGGCTGCTTCAGTTGTTACTGAAAGCAGCCATTTTTTTTACCCTGTTCGCTTTTGCGCTGAACAACCAACACGATGCCGTGGTCCATTTCTTTTTTGGCACCACGTGGAACGCGCCGTTGGTGTTGGTGTTGCTGACCGTCTTCGTCATGGGCGTGGCGGTGGGCGTGATTGGCATGGTGCCGCGCTGGTGGAAGCACCGACGCTTGGCCAAATTGGCCACACCGTCGACACCCGACAACACGCCTTCAGCCACCTCTTCTGCGGACCCCACACATGGAATTTGA
- the lapB gene encoding lipopolysaccharide assembly protein LapB, with protein MEFDLSWILLGLPLAFILGWVASRMDLRQLRLENRQTPKAYFKGLNHLLNEQQDQAIDAFIEAVQHDPDTSELHFALGNLFRRRGEYERAVRVHQHLLSRGDLSQADHDRAQHALALDYLKAGLLDRAEDALTKLEGTAHQAQAHLALLSIYERSRDWAKASVIAKKLGNSGQGSFQGRLAHYLCEEAESLDVTQHAAQVIVLLKQATDAAPQNARARIALAKAFEQTDRASEAYATLDNLAEQVPSSLPLVAPKLAALAQTLNCMPKALALLETSYTKTASLDVLNAIVTLRRAQGETNTGGLFAKHLEREPSLVAATQWIANEKFEHEEFHPQVQRALERAAKPLQRYRCAACGFEATQHFWQCPGCQAWDSYPARRVEEL; from the coding sequence ATGGAATTTGACCTCAGCTGGATTTTGCTGGGCTTGCCCCTCGCCTTCATCTTGGGCTGGGTGGCCTCGCGCATGGACTTGCGCCAGCTGCGCCTTGAAAACCGCCAAACCCCAAAAGCGTATTTCAAAGGCTTGAACCACTTGCTCAACGAGCAGCAAGACCAAGCCATCGACGCATTCATCGAGGCCGTGCAACACGACCCCGACACGTCAGAGCTGCACTTTGCCTTGGGTAACCTCTTCCGCCGCCGTGGCGAATACGAGCGTGCCGTGCGCGTGCACCAGCACTTGCTGTCACGAGGTGACTTAAGCCAAGCTGATCATGACCGCGCCCAACACGCCCTTGCCTTGGATTACCTCAAGGCAGGCTTGCTCGACCGCGCAGAAGACGCCCTGACCAAACTCGAAGGCACGGCCCACCAAGCACAAGCGCACTTGGCTTTGCTGAGCATTTACGAGCGCTCACGTGATTGGGCCAAAGCCTCTGTCATTGCCAAGAAATTGGGCAACAGCGGCCAAGGCAGTTTTCAAGGTCGCTTGGCGCATTACCTGTGCGAAGAGGCTGAAAGCCTTGACGTGACGCAACACGCCGCCCAAGTGATCGTCTTGTTGAAACAAGCCACTGACGCAGCGCCACAAAATGCACGTGCGCGCATCGCGTTGGCCAAAGCGTTCGAACAAACTGACCGTGCATCCGAAGCCTATGCCACGCTGGACAACTTGGCCGAGCAAGTGCCCTCGTCCTTGCCCTTGGTGGCCCCCAAACTCGCGGCTTTGGCTCAAACCTTGAATTGCATGCCCAAGGCCTTGGCTTTGCTGGAAACCAGCTACACCAAAACCGCCTCGCTGGATGTACTCAACGCCATCGTCACGCTGCGCCGTGCGCAAGGCGAAACCAATACCGGCGGTCTGTTTGCCAAACACTTGGAGCGCGAACCTTCGTTGGTTGCTGCCACGCAGTGGATTGCCAACGAAAAATTCGAACATGAAGAATTTCACCCGCAGGTGCAACGTGCGCTGGAGCGTGCAGCCAAACCACTGCAACGTTACCGTTGCGCGGCTTGCGGTTTTGAAGCCACCCAACACTTTTGGCAATGTCCTGGCTGCCAAGCCTGGGACAGCTACCCCGCTCGACGCGTGGAGGAACTATGA
- the rfaE1 gene encoding D-glycero-beta-D-manno-heptose-7-phosphate kinase, with the protein MTTITKQQLSQAHVLVVGDVMLDRYWYGAVDRISPEAPVPVVRITREENRLGGCANVAYNVVSVGAKASLLSVVGDDDASHLLEDLVAKTGIAPHLGRDSLLKTTVKLRVIGRQQQLLRVDFENTPQNEVLASQTDQFLQLLPAHNVVLFSDYGKGGLAHVSQMIAAARAAGKAVLIDPKGSDYSRYAGATCITPNRAELEQVIGKWASEAELKQKAHALRQELKLDALLLTRSEEGMTLFDAQGELSVSAQAREVFDVTGAGDTVIATLATLVAAGLSLRDAMPLANKAGGVVVGKFGTATVSYEELMA; encoded by the coding sequence ATGACCACCATCACCAAACAACAACTCAGCCAAGCCCACGTCTTGGTCGTCGGCGATGTGATGCTCGACCGCTATTGGTATGGCGCGGTTGACCGTATCAGCCCCGAAGCTCCCGTGCCTGTCGTGCGCATCACGCGCGAAGAAAATCGCTTGGGCGGTTGCGCCAACGTGGCCTACAACGTGGTGAGCGTGGGTGCCAAAGCCTCGCTCTTGTCTGTCGTGGGCGACGATGACGCCAGCCACTTGCTGGAAGACTTAGTCGCCAAGACCGGCATTGCGCCGCATTTGGGCCGTGACAGCCTGCTCAAAACTACCGTCAAGCTGCGCGTGATTGGCCGTCAACAACAACTGCTGCGCGTGGACTTTGAGAACACGCCACAAAACGAAGTGCTGGCCTCGCAGACCGACCAATTTCTACAACTGCTGCCCGCCCACAACGTGGTGCTGTTCTCCGACTACGGCAAAGGTGGCTTGGCCCATGTGTCGCAAATGATTGCAGCAGCCCGCGCCGCTGGCAAAGCCGTGCTGATTGACCCCAAAGGCAGCGACTACTCGCGTTACGCAGGCGCGACCTGCATCACACCCAACCGCGCCGAGCTGGAACAAGTCATTGGTAAGTGGGCCAGCGAGGCCGAGCTGAAGCAAAAAGCCCACGCCCTGCGCCAAGAACTCAAGCTCGACGCCCTGCTGCTCACCCGCAGCGAAGAAGGCATGACTTTGTTTGATGCACAAGGCGAGTTGAGCGTGTCAGCCCAAGCGCGCGAAGTGTTTGATGTGACCGGCGCGGGCGACACCGTGATTGCCACTCTGGCTACCTTGGTCGCTGCGGGTCTAAGCCTGCGCGATGCGATGCCATTGGCCAACAAGGCGGGCGGCGTGGTGGTGGGCAAGTTTGGTACAGCCACCGTCAGCTACGAAGAATTGATGGCCTAA
- the rfaD gene encoding ADP-glyceromanno-heptose 6-epimerase has protein sequence MKIVVTGAAGFIGSNIIKGLNARGITNIIAVDDLTEGDKFRNIADLKIADYLDKDVFYELFAENAFGKVEAVFHEGACSDTMESDGKYMMDNNYTLSCGLFNACQQSGTRLLYASSAATYGGSDTFVESPEYELPLNVYGYSKLLFDQRMRLECNNNFKKFKRQVVGFRYFNVYGPREQHKGRMASVAFHQFNQFNAEGKVKLFGEYGGYAQGAQMRDFVFIDDVVAVNLWFLDNPDKSGIFNLGSGRAQPFNDVALSVVNAMRAKKGEAALDLAGAAKAGLIEYVPFPDALRGKYQCYTQADLTNLRASGCDHPFADVQSGVTQYMATLSK, from the coding sequence ATGAAAATCGTCGTCACAGGCGCCGCTGGTTTTATCGGCAGCAACATCATCAAGGGCCTGAACGCCCGCGGCATCACCAACATCATTGCGGTCGATGACCTCACTGAAGGTGACAAGTTTCGCAACATCGCTGACTTAAAGATTGCCGACTACCTCGACAAAGATGTGTTCTATGAACTCTTTGCCGAAAACGCCTTCGGTAAAGTCGAAGCCGTGTTCCACGAAGGCGCTTGCAGCGACACCATGGAGAGTGATGGCAAGTACATGATGGACAACAACTACACCCTGTCGTGTGGTTTGTTCAACGCCTGCCAACAAAGCGGCACTCGTTTGCTCTACGCCTCATCCGCTGCCACCTACGGCGGTAGCGACACCTTTGTGGAGTCGCCCGAGTACGAACTGCCACTCAATGTGTACGGCTACTCCAAGTTGCTGTTTGACCAACGCATGCGTTTGGAATGCAATAACAACTTCAAGAAGTTCAAGCGCCAAGTGGTGGGCTTTCGCTACTTCAATGTGTACGGCCCGCGCGAGCAGCACAAAGGCCGCATGGCCAGCGTGGCGTTTCACCAGTTCAACCAATTCAATGCTGAAGGCAAAGTGAAGTTGTTTGGTGAATACGGCGGGTACGCCCAAGGCGCACAAATGCGCGACTTCGTCTTCATCGACGACGTGGTGGCCGTGAACCTGTGGTTCTTAGACAACCCAGATAAATCTGGCATCTTCAACCTCGGCTCAGGCCGCGCACAGCCGTTCAACGATGTGGCCTTGTCGGTGGTCAACGCGATGCGCGCTAAAAAAGGTGAAGCCGCTCTTGATTTGGCAGGTGCTGCCAAAGCGGGCTTGATTGAATACGTGCCCTTCCCCGATGCGCTGCGTGGCAAATACCAGTGCTACACGCAGGCCGACCTCACCAACCTGCGCGCCAGCGGCTGTGACCACCCGTTTGCCGACGTGCAAAGCGGTGTGACGCAATACATGGCGACTTTGAGCAAATAA
- a CDS encoding ComEA family DNA-binding protein — protein sequence MNTPHHNFGFCAVFKALKRCKWRGVVRGLLSSVVALMFCDAVLALDINQANEAELDSVKGMGPALSAKVLSARTQGSFKDWSDLMQRVSGIRQNKALHFSEQGLTVNGQAFRAKP from the coding sequence ATGAACACCCCGCATCACAACTTCGGTTTTTGCGCGGTGTTCAAAGCGCTAAAGCGATGCAAGTGGCGTGGTGTTGTGCGCGGCTTATTGAGTAGTGTTGTAGCGCTGATGTTCTGTGACGCAGTTCTGGCACTAGACATCAACCAAGCCAACGAGGCCGAGTTAGACAGTGTCAAAGGCATGGGCCCGGCGCTCAGCGCCAAGGTGCTGAGCGCCCGCACACAGGGGTCGTTCAAAGACTGGTCCGACCTGATGCAACGCGTCTCAGGTATTCGCCAAAACAAAGCCCTGCATTTTTCAGAACAAGGCTTGACTGTCAACGGCCAAGCATTCCGCGCCAAGCCCTAA
- a CDS encoding oxidoreductase-like domain-containing protein has product MSIESLADMPLSDGPSAQALFAKAQALASQCGVSLRTPPSEPTTCCGRGCNGCVWEGFFAAATFWREDALALLQAAQWPSR; this is encoded by the coding sequence ATGAGCATCGAATCTTTAGCCGACATGCCTTTGAGCGATGGCCCAAGTGCGCAGGCCTTGTTCGCGAAGGCGCAAGCGCTCGCCTCGCAATGTGGTGTGAGCTTACGCACACCGCCATCTGAGCCCACCACGTGCTGTGGACGCGGCTGTAACGGCTGTGTATGGGAAGGGTTCTTTGCGGCGGCTACGTTCTGGCGCGAAGATGCGTTAGCGCTTTTGCAAGCTGCGCAATGGCCATCACGTTGA
- a CDS encoding substrate-binding domain-containing protein: MTRRTHLFSLASLLAVVLTVGSSVARAQAPSIVMASTTSTEQSGLFAHLLPAFKQASGIDIKVVALGTGQALDTGRRGDADVLFVHDQAAEEKFVAEGFGVKRYPVMYNDFVLVGPANDPAKVRGKDIVSALQKVATTQAGFVSRGDKSGTHAAELRYWKVAGLDNKGAGYKECGCGMGPALNIASSTGAYALTDRGTWLNFKNRQDLQVLVEGDNRLFNQYGVMVVNPAKHPHVKADLAQKFVDWVISPAGQSSISAYKIGGEQLFFSNANK, encoded by the coding sequence ATGACACGACGCACACATTTGTTCTCGTTGGCCAGTTTGTTGGCTGTGGTTTTGACCGTGGGCAGCAGCGTTGCGCGGGCGCAAGCCCCCAGCATCGTGATGGCATCCACCACCTCCACCGAGCAATCGGGGTTGTTTGCCCACTTGTTACCTGCGTTCAAACAGGCGTCTGGCATTGACATCAAAGTGGTGGCTTTGGGTACGGGCCAAGCTTTGGACACAGGCCGTCGCGGTGATGCGGACGTGCTGTTTGTGCATGACCAAGCCGCCGAAGAAAAGTTTGTGGCAGAAGGCTTTGGCGTCAAACGTTACCCCGTGATGTATAACGACTTTGTGTTGGTTGGTCCTGCCAATGACCCTGCCAAAGTGCGTGGCAAAGACATCGTCTCGGCCTTGCAAAAGGTGGCGACTACGCAAGCCGGTTTTGTGTCGCGTGGCGACAAGAGCGGTACACATGCGGCTGAGTTGCGTTACTGGAAAGTCGCAGGCTTAGACAACAAAGGTGCTGGTTACAAAGAGTGCGGTTGCGGCATGGGCCCGGCTTTGAACATTGCCTCATCCACCGGTGCGTATGCGCTGACCGACCGCGGCACATGGTTGAACTTCAAGAATCGCCAAGACTTGCAAGTCTTGGTCGAGGGCGACAACCGCTTGTTCAACCAATATGGCGTGATGGTGGTCAACCCCGCCAAGCACCCCCATGTCAAGGCTGACTTGGCGCAGAAGTTTGTGGACTGGGTGATCTCGCCAGCAGGCCAATCGTCCATCAGCGCCTACAAAATTGGCGGTGAACAACTGTTCTTCTCGAACGCCAACAAATAG
- a CDS encoding ATP-binding cassette domain-containing protein, which yields MSAVLNLRDVSVQFGAHLALQGVNVSMQAGERVALVGANGSGKSTLLRVAHGLLKVSHGHVSVATDVTQAMAFQRPHMLRSSVLRFVVWGLWLQGTPWRDAHVRAMQALERVGLQDIAQRSARTLSGGQQQRLALARAWALQPNFVLLDEPTSSLDPHAKREVERLLAEWVAAAEVSLLFSSHNLGQVKRLATRVIYLEAGRVLADLPVDAFFNQPLGESHPEAHLFLKGELG from the coding sequence ATGAGCGCTGTTTTGAACCTGCGCGATGTATCGGTGCAGTTCGGTGCGCATTTGGCTTTGCAGGGCGTCAACGTGTCGATGCAAGCGGGCGAACGCGTGGCTTTGGTGGGAGCGAACGGCAGCGGAAAAAGCACGCTGCTGCGTGTGGCGCATGGTTTGCTCAAGGTGTCGCACGGACACGTGTCGGTGGCGACTGATGTGACCCAAGCCATGGCGTTTCAGCGCCCGCACATGTTGCGCAGTTCGGTGCTGCGCTTTGTGGTGTGGGGTTTGTGGCTGCAAGGCACGCCTTGGCGTGACGCGCATGTGCGAGCCATGCAGGCGCTAGAGCGCGTGGGCTTGCAAGATATAGCGCAGCGTTCAGCACGCACTTTGTCTGGTGGGCAGCAGCAACGTTTGGCGCTGGCCCGTGCGTGGGCTTTGCAGCCCAATTTTGTGTTGCTAGACGAACCCACGTCTAGCCTTGACCCTCACGCCAAACGCGAGGTCGAGCGCTTGCTGGCCGAGTGGGTGGCTGCAGCAGAAGTGAGCTTGCTGTTCAGCAGCCACAACCTGGGTCAAGTCAAACGCTTGGCCACCCGCGTGATTTATTTGGAGGCGGGTCGCGTGTTGGCTGACCTGCCTGTGGATGCATTTTTCAATCAACCTTTGGGTGAGAGTCACCCCGAGGCGCATTTGTTTTTAAAGGGAGAGTTGGGATGA
- a CDS encoding ABC transporter permease — MTTFTDTTLTALHLLTELDPLLWSIVGRSLWVSVLATAMACSLGVVLGAWLGVARFAGRDVLLTVLNTLLALPSVVVGLLVYLLLSRTGPLGGLGWLFSLKAMVLAQAVLVLPVVTALTRQCVEDAERNHGEQLQSLGAKPWLRSVLLAWDERYTLLTVLIAAFGRAISEVGAVMVVGGNIEGFTRVMTTAIALETSKGDLPLALALGLVLMSVVLLLNVCISALRRWRQRMDGSGTDPVQGVLV, encoded by the coding sequence ATGACCACGTTCACCGATACCACCCTGACGGCGCTCCACTTACTCACCGAACTTGACCCCTTGCTCTGGTCCATCGTGGGCCGCTCCCTCTGGGTGAGTGTGCTGGCAACGGCTATGGCGTGCAGTTTGGGCGTGGTGCTGGGCGCTTGGTTGGGCGTGGCGCGGTTTGCCGGGCGTGATGTGTTGTTGACCGTGTTGAACACCCTGCTGGCGCTGCCCTCGGTGGTGGTGGGCTTGCTGGTGTATTTGCTGCTTTCGCGCACAGGCCCGTTGGGCGGCTTGGGCTGGTTGTTCAGCCTCAAGGCCATGGTGCTGGCTCAAGCGGTGTTGGTGCTGCCTGTGGTGACGGCGCTGACGCGCCAATGTGTGGAGGATGCCGAGCGCAACCACGGCGAACAGCTGCAGTCTTTGGGGGCCAAGCCTTGGCTGCGCAGTGTGTTGCTGGCGTGGGACGAGCGTTACACCTTGCTCACGGTGCTGATTGCCGCCTTTGGCCGTGCCATTTCTGAAGTGGGTGCGGTGATGGTGGTGGGCGGCAACATTGAGGGCTTCACGCGGGTGATGACCACCGCCATTGCATTGGAAACCAGCAAGGGCGATTTGCCCTTGGCCTTGGCTTTGGGGCTGGTGCTGATGAGTGTGGTGCTGTTGCTGAATGTGTGCATTTCGGCGTTGCGTCGTTGGCGACAGCGCATGGACGGCTCTGGCACGGACCCTGTGCAAGGGGTGTTGGTATGA
- a CDS encoding substrate-binding domain-containing protein — MHSVHLHYTLSHRNDAESHVSPEATLLSHPLMALLKAVAEQGSISAAARQMDLSYRHVWGELKRWEEVLGHELIIWEKGQSARLTEFGDKLMWAERLTQARLAPQLEALRADLERTFAVAFDPEAHVLTLYASHDDALPRLREQAASSGLHLDIRFCGSVDAIRALNEGRCTLAGFHTQVQPHQDSHTAQAYRDLLQPGLHKIIGFATRTQGLMTASGNPKQLHNLTDVAISRAIFVQRSPGTGTRVLLDDLLAKDQLTNADLNNWPDEEPSHTALAEAIASGRCDVGLGIESTARARGLGFVPLVQEQFHLVCLKSALDTPATQALRDLLQDATWHAALNTLPGYQAQDSGQVQSLRQQLPWWTFKRAKKTS; from the coding sequence GTGCATAGCGTTCACCTTCACTACACCCTCAGCCACCGCAACGACGCCGAAAGTCATGTCAGTCCAGAGGCGACATTGCTCAGCCATCCGCTCATGGCCTTGTTGAAGGCCGTGGCAGAGCAAGGGTCTATTTCAGCAGCCGCACGACAAATGGATTTGTCTTACCGACATGTGTGGGGGGAACTCAAACGCTGGGAAGAAGTGCTGGGCCACGAACTCATCATTTGGGAAAAAGGCCAATCGGCCCGCTTGACCGAGTTTGGCGACAAGCTCATGTGGGCTGAGCGCCTCACCCAAGCCCGTTTGGCCCCGCAGCTCGAAGCGCTGCGGGCCGACCTGGAGCGCACCTTTGCTGTGGCGTTTGACCCCGAAGCCCATGTGCTCACGCTCTATGCCAGCCACGACGATGCGCTGCCCCGATTACGGGAACAAGCTGCCAGCTCGGGCTTGCACCTAGACATTCGCTTTTGCGGCAGCGTGGACGCCATTCGCGCCCTGAACGAAGGGCGCTGCACATTGGCAGGGTTTCACACCCAAGTGCAACCCCACCAAGATTCACACACCGCCCAGGCTTACCGCGATTTGCTGCAACCGGGTTTGCACAAAATCATTGGCTTTGCCACACGCACCCAAGGTCTCATGACCGCCAGCGGCAATCCCAAACAGCTCCACAATTTGACTGACGTGGCGATCAGCCGAGCCATTTTTGTGCAGCGCAGCCCCGGCACGGGCACCCGCGTGCTGTTGGACGATTTATTGGCCAAAGACCAGCTCACCAATGCCGATTTGAACAACTGGCCAGATGAAGAGCCCTCACACACGGCCTTGGCCGAGGCCATAGCGTCCGGCCGCTGCGATGTAGGCCTAGGCATCGAAAGTACGGCCCGCGCACGGGGCCTCGGTTTTGTACCTTTGGTGCAGGAGCAGTTTCATTTGGTATGCCTCAAATCGGCCCTCGACACGCCCGCCACGCAAGCCCTGCGGGACTTGCTGCAAGACGCAACATGGCACGCAGCACTCAACACCCTCCCCGGCTACCAAGCCCAAGACAGCGGCCAAGTG